The genomic window GATGGATTTTTGGAAATCTTTGGAAAAACTGCAGCATTTGAAAATTGTAAGAAGGATTTTCCTTATCCTGATACCATGGCCTGGCTAATGGTTCTGGATCATGATCTTAAATTTTTATTCGACCCCATCCCCTTAGGTGGAAAAACCTCATCATTACAATATCTACCTGTAAAAGGTGGATCAGATTATATTATTGCGCTATTAAAGAACGAAGCAACAGGGGCAAGTTCTTCTGAAATTCTGCTATTTGATATGACGGGAGTTCAGATTAATAACCGCCCATTGATTGACAGAAGCCCGGGTTGTGATTTTTTCCTTCTTGCATCGCAAGTGGCTGATGAAAACTTTCATTATCTAATTACGAGTGAGGGTACAGTTGAAATAATAAACAATAAATTGGAAATTATAAAAAAAATTCGGGTACAACCATTTGCTGGCGCAACTCCTCGGAAAATAGACATTGATTTAGATGGCACAAATGAATTAATATTTCAAACCAGGATTTACGATGAATTCATCATTTATCGGGACGGATTCAGGCATCCTGTAAAAATTAAATTGCCTCATGGGGGGTCTATTCAAAATTATTCGATTAATATGTATGAGGGGAATAAGCATTTTTTATGTTTTTATTCTGAGGGTTATCTGATGCAGTTTGATTATCTGCAAAATGACTTGTATTATTGGAGATATTTAATTTACATAATTATATTCACGCTTATTTTTCTGATTATTCGTTTCTATTTCAGGTATTTAAGTAATTTGAAATTCATAAACAGAACTAAAATCACTGAGCTTCAGATAAAATCCATCAGCAATCAATTAGAACCTCATTTTACATTGAACACGCTGAATGCAATAGGTTCGCTATATGCTCATGATGATAAAGACAAAGCGGATTTCTATTTTGCTAAATACGCTAAACTGGTCAGGAATACTTTGATCCACTCTGAACAAATCTCACATTCGCTAAATGAAGAATTGGAATATGTGAAAAATTATCTCGATATCCAGAAATTCCGGTTCAATGAACGTTTTGATTATACTGTTTCAGTATCTGAAGAAATAAATCTAGATCTAACAGTCCCTAAAATGCTTCTGTTCACCTTTGTGGAGAATGCCGTCAAACACGGGCTCAGGAATAAAGAAGGAAAGGGACACTTAATCATTTCGATCGAGTCTTCCGAAAAAAAGTACAGGATGACCATAGGAGATGACGGGAT from Bacteroidales bacterium includes these protein-coding regions:
- a CDS encoding histidine kinase, which gives rise to MKSKFLRILLQISISLMLTGFIAFLILPDSNKYKSTLKDYRSDPKTVITYFDLDGDGISEEIRFHNSDLYHYVMVYVNSTILEDWYLDGLIGNFGFADYNRDGSFEIYVNTYYNDSIFINQINPWSRHSDSTRSKYVDRYTEYSGKIEKSGQFEGAVDLNADGTNDIIFSFLAGQSQKPRKIAAWDIYNDTLFTSEYSGTGILGLEFFDGNHDGFLEIFGKTAAFENCKKDFPYPDTMAWLMVLDHDLKFLFDPIPLGGKTSSLQYLPVKGGSDYIIALLKNEATGASSSEILLFDMTGVQINNRPLIDRSPGCDFFLLASQVADENFHYLITSEGTVEIINNKLEIIKKIRVQPFAGATPRKIDIDLDGTNELIFQTRIYDEFIIYRDGFRHPVKIKLPHGGSIQNYSINMYEGNKHFLCFYSEGYLMQFDYLQNDLYYWRYLIYIIIFTLIFLIIRFYFRYLSNLKFINRTKITELQIKSISNQLEPHFTLNTLNAIGSLYAHDDKDKADFYFAKYAKLVRNTLIHSEQISHSLNEELEYVKNYLDIQKFRFNERFDYTVSVSEEINLDLTVPKMLLFTFVENAVKHGLRNKEGKGHLIISIESSEKKYRMTIGDDGIGREKAKEYSGMSTGKGLRILDEILDLYNKLYRQRIIYTIKDQYDNTGKSAGTMVIVELPIKSI